TTGAGCTAGTATCCTGTGAATAAGTGGAAGGGAGCTGTAAATGGCTGAAGTGGTTCTTCAATTGTTCAAGTGTGGTTGTCTGTCCAGGCAGCTGGTTAAGTGTGCGAGCGTACCATCAGGATCATACCATCTAGAATCTCCTGAATCTTATATCACCAAGGGTCAGTGGGAATATGTGGTAAGTGCATCTGAAGAGATTGCTCAAAAAGGGTATAGGGAAGGTAGCATcagtcagtggctctcaaccttacCAGActgctgtatccctttcaggcatctgatttgtcttgagtacacCCCAGTTTCAccacacttaaaaactacttgcctacaaaatcatacaaaaatacaagtgtcacagcacactgttactgaaaaattgcttactttctcatttttaccatataattataaaataaatcaattggaatataaatattgtacttacatttcagtgtataatatagagagcagtataaagaaatcattgtatgaaattttagtatgtactgattttgctagtgcttttaatatagcttgttgtaaaactaggcaagtgtctagatgagttgatgaacgcccaggaagacctctgtgtatccccagAGTTATACAtacccctggttaagaaccactggaaTAAGCAACTGTCCCCCTACCCCTTTTTGTCCTTTAATAATATTAGCTGGAATCCTGTGGATGACAGTGAATGggttgtaaaaggaggtgaagatCTTGTACATTTTCAGCAATTCTGGGGTTAGGAGAGTAAAGGTACATGTAGTAACAGGGCATATTGGGAGTGCTGCAGAAAGAGGGCATcttaactttgcatttcctgGTATTCAGAAGTTTGAGATTTGCTCCACTCAGTATTCTGCAGAGGAACAACATACCACCAAAGAGCCTTAACTCTGTAGTAACGTAGGattttttgccactgaatttcctagtttttttttttaattaggaaaaGATAATGTTGTTGGAGTTAGTAGTCATTCAGGCAATTGTACATATTTCCCACAATTTGCATACCATGCCAACCAGCTTCCCCTCTACTTCCACACCAACCGCCAACCCATAGCAGGGCCTCACCAGCCCTGCTTCGACAGGTGATGTTCCTGACCTATTCACTGCATTCTTCCCCTACCTGGCCTCCTCACCACTAATGTACCCAGCTGCTCCCACATCCCATGCCCACACATGAGCAGGGAACTCATCTTCCCTTCTCTTGGTATACAAACACATTTAGTGCTGTTACTTCCCTCCATCCCACCCTCCATAACATGCTTGGAGTGAAGGACAACTATGTTACAGTGGAATGGTGTTCCCAGGTATGTGTGAGAACAGTTGGAAGGTGAAGTTTATGGTAGGGCTAAGTGAGAGAAATCACAGGCAGGGTTTCTGTTCCAGAATACAAAAAGCAAGTTCCTCTGACCCATGTGCAACAGATTCAGCCCATCTTTAAGCAACAGTGGTGTGTCAGAGCTTCTTATGTTTCCACATACCATACAGTACACTCTTCCGGTCAGCCATGAACCTCCATTTTCCCTATTAATGTTCTTTCAACATTTATTAATAGCTTTCACATTGTTGCTGCAGCAATTCCACAGATGCTCAGTCAAATCAGAGAAAACTATCACAGTTCAGACACAAATCTCTGCTGCAGTCCAAATCTGCTCTCCTACATTGCATGAGATCTAATTTATTTCTGCTGAGTGATTCACCACGATGTCTGGTAAATCACAACTCCTAGGTCACCAGATAGATGCTGCAGAGTGGGAAAAATGTGATGCCAACAAAGGTCACCTCTCTCCACCCAAATCAGCAATCCCCATGTACTGGTCTACTCCTTGCTCTCCCACAAACTTCTGCAACCTCATAATCCAGAACCCACACATTGGCAACCATGGCAGCTCACCTATTTCTTTTCCCTCAACAGTCAAGGTACCTGTGCTGTGAATTCCAAACCTCAGTGCTGTGTGTCTTTGGAAACATCAAATTAATCTGCCCTAAGATCAGGAAATAGACATTTGCCTCCCCACTTCCCTGCAGGGCCtagtaaaatacagattttctgaaacaaagaatCCAATCCTTGCTTAACACCCATCCTCATTTCCTGCCTCCTCCACAGCTGCAACCCCCTCCTTGTCTCTGTCCCCCAATTCCCTCCCCTCTGCACACAAAGTCTTCTATCTCAAGCTCCTCCCCACCTGACAACAAAAATGTTGGTTAGACAGGCCGCTGACTATTCTACTGTGTTTACAGTAAACCTCCTCCTCAAATAAATAAACCTTGTTATAATATAACAGAGATAATGTGTCATAAGCAACAtgaattaattttttattgtGGAGATGTGCAAAGGTTCAGACTAGAAATGCCAGAGGTGGGGTTCTCACCTGGGGCAGTAGTGTTGACACAATCCCTTGAAACACAAAAGAGCTGAAAAGAAATTCTCTCTTTATTAGCACATGCATACTGTAATCCTTCTAGACTGCACATCTACACAAGAAAAGTGAACAGGTTCTTAAATACATTTGGGTCCTCAAAGATTTCGTGGGTGCCATGCACTACCTTGGTAAAATTTGACTCActgcagccccaaactcctctcCCCTCTGTTTTCCCCACTCCTATGTCCCCTAATGCTCCCCTTCCCAGGAAGCTCTCTCATGTCtaattttcccccccaaaaaaccttttATTATATTCCCCACAAAATAAAAATTGCCATGCATGATTCACAAATTGTAGCAGTCTCCAGCCACTCAGTCCAGAACTCCCTTTGTCTTCGGTAAGGACTTGTGATTAATTTATCCTTAACTGAAGGGTGAGTTTACAGCCACCAAACTCTGGGAGGTCTGCAATTTATCCAGACATTAGCATCTCTCAGCTTAACAGTATAATACAGCAGTATTGGGGGGAAGCCTGTCATTCAGGAACCTCTTGGTCATCTGACCCCAAGTTCAGATCACTAACTCCATCCTGCACGtctgaggcacaccaaatttcagagCAATCTGAGTAACTTTTTGAAGTTTAGAGCACTTACGAGTGTAAAACTCTGAGGCATATAAAATGGCAGGAATGGAAACCCCCTAGCCGTTTTTCCATACTAGCATATGAGcaattaaaaatgtacattttcttaaatgCCATTCTCAGTTTGGGTCCCCAAAGATTTAGTGGGTACCATTCACTAGCTTGGGTAAAACTCGATATATCGAGACCATTTTGACCTGCATTACATCAATACTTTGATTTCTAGCTCTGCACAAAAAAACACattgaaactttttgaaaatggctatttttttttaatcaggactTGTATGTCTAACTCTGGCTCAAATGATTCCAAATTTGGGTTACTAACCCTATCCTGCACCCtcctgaggcacaccaaatttcagagGACTCTGACTAAGCATGTTGGTATTAGAGGAATTAGAAAGGTTGACCCTGAAACAgaaaaaagtaataaaacaaCATTCACCACAGTGGTGCTGCTGTACCacagttagccctggtctacactaggacgttaggtcgaatttagcagcgttaaatcgatttaaacctgcacccgtccacacaatgaagccctttatttcgacttaaagggctcttaaaatcgatttccttactccacccctgacaagtggattagcgcttaaatcgacgttgccggcttgaatttgaggtactgtggacacaattcgatggtattggcctccgggagctatcccagagtgctccattctgaccgctctggacagcgctctcaactcagatgcactggccaggtagacaggaaaagaaccgcgaacttttgaatctcatttcctgtttggccagcgtggcaagctgcaggtgaccatgcagagctcatcagcacaggtgaccatgatggagtcccagaatcgcaaaagagctccagcatggactgaacgggaggtacgggatctgatcgctgtttggggagaggaatccgtgctatcagaactccgttccagttttcgaaatgccaaaacctttctgaaaatctcccagggcatgaaggacagaggccataacagggacccgaagcagtgccgcgtgaaactgaaggagctgaggcaagcctaccagaaaaccagagaggcgaacagccgctctgggtcagagccccaaacatgccgcttctatgatgagctgcatgccattttagggggttcagccaccactaccccagccgtgttgtttgactccttcaatggagatggaggcaatacagaagtaggttttggggacgaagaagatgatgatgaggaggttgtagatagctcacagcaagcaagcggagaaaccggttttcccgacagccaggaactgtttctcaccctagacctggagccagtaccccccgaacccacccaaggctgcctcctggactcagcaggtggagaagggacctctggtgagtgtaccttttaaaatgctatacatggtttaaaagcaagcatgtgaaaggattactttgccctggcatttgcggttctgcctttgcaaaaggtttctggggagggcagccttatttcgtccttcatggtaggacactttaccactccaggccagcaacacgtactggggaatcactgtagaacaaagcattgcagtgtatgtttgctggcattcaaccaaaatccgttcacgcggtgggaggaggcaaaatgcgaccttgtaacgaaagcacatgtgctatgtatgtaatgttaacagcaaggtttaccctgaaagagtgtagcgactgttttataaaatgtgtctttttaaataccgctgtcccttttttttctccaccagctgcatgtgtttcaatgatcacaggatcttctccttcccagaggctagtgaagcttagaaagaaaaaaaaacgcactcgcgatgaaatgttctccgagctcatgctgtcctcccacactgacagagcacagacgaatgcgtggaggcaaataatgtcagagtgcaggaaagcacaaaatgaccgggaggagaggtggagggctgaagagagtaagtggcgggctgaagacagggctgaagctcaaaggtggcggcagcgtgatgagaggaggcaggattcaatgctgaggctgctgcaggaccaaaccagtatgctccagtgtatggttgagctgcagcaaaggcagctggagcacagactgccactgcagcccctctgtaaccaaccgccctcctccccaagttccatagcctccacacccagacgcccaagaacgcggtgggggggcctccggccaaccagccactccaccacagaggattgcccaaaaaaaagaaggctgtcattcaataaattttaaagttgtaaacttttaaagtgctgtgcttaaagtgctgtgtggcattttccttccctcctccaccacccctcctgggataccttggtagtcatccccctatttgtgtgatgaatgaataacgaatgcatgactgtgaagcagcaatgactttattggctctgcaagcaatgattaaagggaggaggggagggtggttagcttacagggaaatagagtgaaccaaggggtgggggggttcatcaaggagaaacaaacagaactttcacaccgtagcctggccagtcatgaaactgtttttcaaagcttctctgatgcgtaccgcgccctcctgtgctcttctaaccgccctggtgtctggctgcgcgtaaccagcagccaggcgatttgcctcaacctcccaccccgccataaacgtctcccccttactctcacagatattgtggagcacacagcaagcagtaataacagtgggaatattggtttcgctgaggtctaagcgagtcagtaaactgcgccagcgcgcctttaaacgtccaaatgcacattctaccaccattctgcacttgctcagcctgtagttgaacagctcctgaccactgtccaggctgcctgtgtatggcttcatgagccatggcattaaggggtaggctgggtccccaaggatacatataggcatttcaacatccccaacagttattttctggtctgggaataaagtcccttcctgcagcttttgaaacagaccagagttcctgaagatgcgagcatcatgcacctttcccggccatcccacgttgatgttggtgaaacgtcccttgtgatccaccagagcttgcagcactatcgaaaagtaccccttgcggtttatgtactcggcggcttggtgctccggtgccaagatagggatatgggttccatctatagccccaccacagttagggaatcccattgcagcaaagccatccactatgacctgcacatttcccagggtcactacccttgatatcagcagatctttgattgcgtgggctacttgcatcacagcagcccccacagtagatttgcccactccaaattgattcccaactgaccggtagctgtctggcgttgcaagcttccacagggctatcgccactcgcttctcaactgtgagggctgctctcatcttggtattcatgcgcttcagggcaggggaaagcaagtcacaaagttccatgaaagtgcccttacgcatgcgaaagtttcgtagccactgggaatcgtcccagacctgcaacactatgcggtcccaccagtctgtgcttgtttcccgagcccagaatcggcgttccacagcatgaacctgccccattagcaccatgatgcatgcattgtcagggcccatgctttcagagaaatctgtgtccatgtcctgatcactcacgggaccacgctgacgtcgcctcctcgcccggtatcgcgttgccatgttctggtgctgcatatactgctgaataatgcgtgtggtggttaatgtgctcctaattgccaaagtgagctgagcgggctccatgcttgccgtggtatggcgtccgcacagaaaaaaggcgtggaacgattgtctgccgttgctctgacggagggaggggcgactgacgacacggcttacagggttggcttcagggagctaaaatcaacaaagggggtgcctgtacatcaaggagtatttcaggcaggactgcacggagggttccaataagaaatggtgcacctaagttatcgttgttattggaacaaggaggttagcctggcctctgattgatacatggctagatttacctcgctgcaccttctcagtgagtgactgcagtgtgacctagaggaatgagtcccctagacaggggaggaggcaaatgagtacaaaacaaatctggtctatttcttgttttgacccactccatctatcttttacatctttggctggcagcagacggtgcagaaggactgcatgccatccacatctcatggctgctcggcagaagatggtacagtacgactgctagccatccccatctcttgcctgcctggcagaagatggtgcaatacgactgctagcaatcctcatctcttgcctgcctggcagaagatggtacagtacgactgctagcagtccgtatcgcctgcccgctcaccataagacggttcaataggactgactgcaggactaaagagaatgacctggtcaagtcactccaaatttagtccctgcgcccaagtctgcccaggcgctcccagccgacgcggccaggagcacctcggacacgatgaggacgactaccaatcgtattgcaccgtctgctgccagaaggcaaggggttgctgctactgtgcagcaaagccgtaccgcgtctgccagcacccaggagacatagggtgacggttacctgagcgggctccatgcttgctgtggtatggcgtctgcataggtaactcaggaaaaaaggcgcgaaatgattgtctgcccttgctttcacggagggagggagggaacgggggcctgacgacacgtacccagaaccacccgcgacaatgttttagccccatcagagtgctccattgtgactgctctggacagcactctcagatgcccgattgtttgccattgctctgatgctgGGAGGGgcacttacagggttggcttcagggagctaaaatcaacaaagggggtggctttacatcaaggagtatttcaggcaggacttcacggagggttccaataagaaatggtgcacctaagttattgtccttattggagcaagaaggttagcctggcctctgattgatacatggctagatttacctcgctgcaccttctctgtaagtgactgcagtgtgatctagaagaatgagtcccctagacaggggagggggggaagcaaatgagtacaaaacaaatctggtgtatttcttgttttgatccactccatctatcttttacatctttggctggcagcagacggtgcagaaggactgcatgccatccacatctcatggctgctcggcagaagatggtacagtacgactgctagcagtccgtatcgcctgcccgctcaccataagacggttcaataggattgactgcaggactaaagagaatgacctggtcaagtcactccaaatttagtccctgtgcccatgtctgcccaggcgctcctgatcgacctcacagaggcgaccaggagcacctcagacatgacgatgacggctaccagtcgtactgtaccgtctgctgccacaaggcaaggggttgctgctactgtgtagcaatgccgtaccgcgtctgccagcacccaggagacatagggtgacggttacctgagcgggctccatgcttgccatggtatggcgtctgcacaggtaactcaggaaaaaaggcgcgaaatgattgtctgcccttgctttcacggggggagggagggaacggggggctgacgatatgtacccagaaccacccgcgacaatgttttagccccatcaggcattgggatctcaacccagaattccaatgggaagcggagactgcgggaactgtgggatagctacccacagtgcaacgctccggaagtcgacgcttgcctcggtactgtggaagcgctccgccgagttaatgcacttaatgcacttagagcattttctgtagggagacacacactcgaatttataaaaccgatttctaaaaaaccgacttctataaattcgaccttattccgtagtgtagacatacccttatagaATAGAACATAGCAAATTAGCGGCAGAACCAGAAAAACAACCAAGTTCAGCTTTTCTTTTATGTTACAGTCCCCTCTCCAGTTATATTGAGCCATCCTATAGATTTATCAGAAAATTACATTCTTCCTATGGAATTTTTATAGGATGGTTTAAAAATACCTATAGAAAGTCTATCACCCTATTTAATTCTCTATCTTAGTAGTCATAGAAGCATAATGGTTTAATTCCTATTACATTCTACATTCCGTAAGAACTGATATCCCAGTCCTCTAGTTTAATAAGTGGACAAGTGTCCTAAGAAGTAATCTACATTTacacattatgggccagatccccagcttgtATATGTcagcctagctccactgaagttatgcatctgatgaaatgggtcttagcccacaaaagcttatccccaaataaatgtgttagtttctaaggtgccacaagtacaccgcATTGTTTTTTACGTCAATGCAGTAatgttgattt
Above is a window of Caretta caretta isolate rCarCar2 chromosome 2, rCarCar1.hap1, whole genome shotgun sequence DNA encoding:
- the LOC142070771 gene encoding uncharacterized protein LOC142070771 — its product is MQSSSAQVTMMESQNRKRAPAWTEREVRDLIAVWGEESVLSELRSSFRNAKTFLKISQGMKDRGHNRDPKQCRVKLKELRQAYQKTREANSRSGSEPQTCRFYDELHAILGGSATTTPAVLFDSFNGDGGNTEVGFGDEEDDDEEVVDSSQQASGETGFPDSQELFLTLDLEPVPPEPTQGCLLDSAGGEGTSAACVSMITGSSPSQRLVKLRKKKKRTRDEMFSELMLSSHTDRAQTNAWRQIMSECRKAQNDREERWRAEESKWRAEDRAEAQRWRQRDERRQDSMLRLLQDQTSMLQCMVELQQRQLEHRLPLQPLCNQPPSSPSSIASTPRRPRTRWGGLRPTSHSTTEDCPKKRRLSFNKF